A single Mixta calida DNA region contains:
- a CDS encoding diguanylate cyclase domain-containing protein, protein MSNRSADRNDVASMKPLPRPTLRKSLQRIHLIIIVVSMTISGISLSTLSLIALRNYAENNLELLASTLSFTVQSSVVKGDGEIVREALAEIGKRGSFAWARVYDRQGQLLAGWHASPHQHQNTIERLIARWLFPQPVSTPVMQSGEEVGRIWLVGNAYEVIQYLYKTFAWLAASLMTTATLASLLSRRMHAGILQALQSITSVTRDVRERRAFARRVPEAEIAELHALSHDFNILLEELDEWQKNMKQEHDSLVHQASHDGLTGLPNRIAFERTLGRAFADDDQRHKLALLFIDGDRFKQINDTWGHAAGDAIITATAQRLRGQVRKTDMVARLGGDEFAILLRDISEPSQVARVVQHIMNAMEAPLILPDGNPIVWSLSIGAALGKSSRSAEGLLAQADAAMYHIKALGGGWYLSPLWQSQPQSEILQAGPDAVF, encoded by the coding sequence ATGTCTAACCGCAGCGCAGATCGGAACGATGTTGCCAGCATGAAGCCGCTTCCGCGTCCTACGCTGCGTAAATCGTTGCAGCGTATTCATCTGATCATCATCGTCGTCTCGATGACCATCTCCGGTATTTCGCTCTCTACGCTCTCGCTGATCGCATTGCGCAACTATGCGGAAAACAATCTGGAACTGCTCGCCTCCACCCTCAGCTTTACGGTGCAGTCGTCGGTCGTGAAGGGCGACGGTGAGATCGTGCGCGAGGCGCTGGCGGAAATCGGCAAGCGCGGCAGCTTTGCCTGGGCGCGCGTTTACGATCGCCAGGGGCAGCTGCTGGCTGGCTGGCACGCTTCTCCGCATCAGCATCAAAACACCATCGAACGGCTGATTGCGCGCTGGCTGTTTCCTCAGCCGGTCAGCACGCCGGTGATGCAGTCAGGCGAGGAGGTGGGGCGTATCTGGCTGGTCGGCAACGCCTACGAGGTCATTCAGTATCTCTATAAGACGTTCGCCTGGCTTGCGGCGAGCCTGATGACCACCGCTACGCTCGCTTCGCTGCTCTCCCGCCGTATGCACGCCGGCATTCTGCAGGCGCTGCAAAGCATCACTTCGGTCACGCGCGACGTGCGCGAACGTCGCGCCTTCGCGCGCCGGGTGCCGGAAGCAGAGATCGCCGAGCTGCATGCGCTGAGCCATGATTTCAATATATTGCTGGAGGAGCTGGATGAATGGCAGAAAAATATGAAGCAGGAACATGACAGCCTGGTGCATCAGGCGAGTCATGACGGCCTGACCGGACTGCCTAACCGCATCGCCTTTGAACGGACGCTGGGCCGCGCCTTTGCCGATGACGACCAGCGTCACAAGCTGGCGCTGCTGTTTATCGACGGCGACCGTTTTAAGCAGATCAATGATACCTGGGGCCATGCCGCCGGTGACGCCATTATTACCGCCACCGCGCAGCGGCTGCGCGGGCAGGTGCGGAAGACAGATATGGTGGCGCGGCTCGGCGGCGATGAGTTCGCCATCCTGCTGCGCGATATCAGCGAGCCGTCGCAGGTCGCGCGCGTAGTGCAGCATATTATGAACGCGATGGAAGCGCCGCTGATCCTGCCCGACGGCAACCCGATCGTCTGGTCGCTGAGCATCGGCGCGGCGCTGGGCAAATCGTCACGCTCGGCGGAAGGGCTGCTGGCGCAGGCGGATGCCGCCATGTACCACATAAAAGCGTTGGGCGGCGGCTGGTACCTGTCGCCGCTCTGGCAGAGCCAGCCGCAGTCTGAAATCCTTCAGGCCGGGCCGGACGCCGTGTTTTAA
- a CDS encoding YjcB family protein: MATLTASLVVMRWELLSAVLMFFASTFKTKCRQTSHPVMAFLFSGIGVGVTCWFVAGLLGMTFSMENMNNFLNIMKEAFINIMSQTPPEWPMPMP; encoded by the coding sequence ATGGCTACGCTTACCGCCAGCCTTGTTGTAATGCGTTGGGAATTACTGAGCGCCGTATTGATGTTTTTCGCCAGCACGTTTAAAACCAAATGCCGTCAGACGAGCCATCCGGTTATGGCCTTTCTGTTTAGCGGCATTGGCGTGGGCGTGACCTGTTGGTTTGTCGCCGGTCTGCTGGGCATGACGTTCAGTATGGAAAATATGAATAATTTCCTGAACATCATGAAAGAGGCCTTTATTAATATCATGAGTCAGACGCCGCCTGAATGGCCGATGCCGATGCCCTGA
- a CDS encoding ATP-grasp fold amidoligase family protein, producing the protein MSKFKDELRRSVLYFVKKMPWAYQDRIHYFRKFKRLPNIREPKLFNEKVLYRKFVNGDYVRYSKLSDKFTVRDYIADVIGEEYLIPLVHETSDPTTLLSLPSLKNTVVKPNHGSNMVEILLEEPDSLQKQLIVNRCHEWLRKDFSEEAREIHYRYIKPRILVEQYIGDGKSAPIDYKFHMFNKKDGNFEYVLQVIYNRSNPALSMNFYVNNLQEAWYKIRDTGLDINPMMPKLEHALALSKTLAKDFDYVRVDWYIHEEQIWFGELTFTPGAGLVTGLDRGLNKMMGEMWLQDRIVTPQAPVGVADVTDVTLPAMLKKV; encoded by the coding sequence ATGTCTAAGTTTAAAGATGAATTAAGAAGAAGCGTTCTTTATTTTGTAAAAAAAATGCCGTGGGCATACCAGGATCGCATTCACTATTTTCGTAAGTTTAAAAGACTACCCAATATTCGTGAACCCAAGCTGTTCAACGAAAAGGTGCTGTACCGCAAGTTCGTCAACGGCGACTACGTACGCTACAGCAAGCTTTCCGATAAATTTACGGTACGCGACTATATCGCTGATGTGATTGGCGAAGAGTACCTGATTCCGCTGGTGCATGAGACCAGCGACCCCACGACGTTGCTGAGTCTGCCGAGCCTGAAGAACACGGTCGTTAAGCCGAACCACGGCTCCAACATGGTGGAAATTCTGCTGGAAGAGCCGGACAGCCTGCAAAAGCAGCTGATTGTGAATCGCTGCCATGAATGGCTGCGCAAAGACTTTTCTGAAGAAGCCCGTGAGATTCACTATCGCTATATCAAGCCACGTATTTTGGTGGAGCAGTATATAGGCGACGGGAAAAGCGCGCCGATCGATTATAAATTTCACATGTTCAATAAAAAAGACGGCAATTTTGAATATGTGTTGCAGGTGATCTATAACCGCAGCAATCCGGCGCTGTCGATGAATTTCTACGTTAATAATCTTCAGGAAGCCTGGTACAAAATTCGTGATACCGGGTTGGATATTAACCCGATGATGCCGAAGCTGGAGCACGCATTAGCCCTGAGTAAGACGCTGGCGAAAGATTTCGATTATGTGCGCGTTGACTGGTATATCCATGAAGAGCAGATCTGGTTCGGCGAATTAACCTTTACGCCTGGCGCCGGGCTGGTCACCGGACTCGATCGCGGCCTGAATAAAATGATGGGCGAAATGTGGTTGCAGGATCGCATTGTTACGCCGCAGGCGCCAGTCGGGGTGGCGGACGTCACCGATGTTACGCTGCCAGCGATGCTGAAAAAAGTATAA
- a CDS encoding oligosaccharide flippase family protein, which produces MKYSVMSNAAWMISEKFVSIFGVIFVTSYVAKSFGPTVFGQMSFSASLFSVVQTIAIFGTETILFKRISKSAQKGVRLMTIAKKLRLSLLLLISLPLLVWMYYHMRENYLAFAMASFLSALFVTQDTFSVFNNARLASRLNTLANTAGMLLSFAISFSVAWLKLNPLWLTLSIVALTLVPYMIKRRTFYQRFSDEAPPRGKSGNYLRYLIYAGLPLAISSIFISIQIKLAQFFLVSVGTAKDVGLFTAANMISASWIFIPAAIITSSFTEIFREQSERALKLTARLNGYVMVVSLLMLLIVSLYGEKIIITLYGQDYTQSGSIITLLSLATCFSSMGTVAYRYMVKEGGFNYLLKKILCLMLISVPLSWVCITSLGLKGAAWSVLITEILSLTVMNYFFKNGVIRKIHVSSLNYKTYK; this is translated from the coding sequence ATGAAATACAGTGTAATGTCCAATGCCGCCTGGATGATATCCGAAAAATTTGTCTCCATATTTGGCGTCATTTTTGTCACGTCTTATGTGGCGAAATCATTTGGACCCACGGTATTTGGCCAGATGTCTTTTTCAGCATCACTCTTTTCCGTGGTGCAAACTATCGCCATCTTTGGCACTGAGACGATTCTGTTCAAGCGCATCAGCAAAAGCGCGCAGAAAGGGGTGCGTCTGATGACCATCGCCAAAAAGCTGCGCCTGTCTCTGCTGTTGCTGATCTCTTTGCCTTTGCTGGTGTGGATGTACTATCACATGCGCGAGAACTATCTCGCCTTTGCGATGGCTTCGTTCCTGTCGGCGCTGTTTGTCACGCAGGATACGTTTAGCGTCTTTAACAACGCTCGGCTGGCGTCCCGGTTGAATACCCTCGCCAACACGGCAGGCATGTTGTTGAGCTTCGCGATCAGTTTCAGTGTCGCCTGGCTGAAACTGAATCCGCTCTGGTTGACGCTGTCCATCGTCGCACTCACGCTGGTGCCTTATATGATCAAAAGGCGCACGTTTTATCAGCGTTTTAGCGATGAAGCGCCGCCACGCGGAAAAAGCGGCAATTATCTGCGTTATTTAATTTATGCCGGACTGCCATTGGCAATTTCGAGCATATTTATTTCGATTCAGATAAAACTGGCGCAATTCTTCCTTGTCAGTGTGGGGACGGCAAAGGATGTAGGGCTGTTCACTGCGGCGAATATGATATCGGCTTCATGGATATTTATTCCAGCGGCGATCATTACCTCAAGTTTTACTGAAATATTCAGGGAGCAGTCGGAAAGAGCTTTAAAACTGACTGCCCGTTTAAATGGCTATGTCATGGTTGTTTCACTCTTGATGCTGCTTATCGTGTCCCTGTACGGTGAGAAGATCATTATTACCCTTTATGGGCAAGATTACACACAGTCTGGAAGTATCATTACATTATTGTCGTTAGCAACCTGCTTTTCGTCAATGGGGACGGTCGCGTATCGTTATATGGTCAAAGAAGGAGGTTTTAATTATCTGTTGAAGAAAATTCTTTGCCTGATGCTAATTAGCGTTCCGCTGAGCTGGGTATGCATTACCAGCCTGGGGCTAAAAGGCGCGGCGTGGAGTGTTTTAATCACAGAGATCCTGTCCCTGACCGTAATGAACTACTTCTTCAAAAATGGCGTCATTCGCAAGATCCACGTTTCCTCACTCAACTACAAAACTTACAAATGA
- a CDS encoding transposase, producing MRKSRYTEEQITNAIKASECGVKVKDICEDLGISEATFYSWKKKYAGLSSEEGRKIKELEEKVQALNRELQMLSSDKAMLQSVVKNFFTTNDKRQAVNYLQDTFEIGTRRSCRLLDISRSVYHYPSSQCDNR from the coding sequence ATGAGAAAGTCACGATACACCGAAGAGCAAATCACCAATGCGATTAAAGCTTCCGAGTGTGGCGTTAAGGTCAAGGATATCTGTGAAGATTTGGGTATTTCAGAAGCGACCTTCTATAGCTGGAAGAAAAAATACGCAGGGCTCTCCTCAGAGGAGGGGAGGAAAATCAAGGAGTTAGAGGAGAAAGTACAGGCCCTTAACCGCGAATTGCAGATGCTCAGTTCTGACAAAGCCATGCTGCAAAGCGTCGTAAAAAACTTCTTTACTACCAATGATAAGCGTCAGGCGGTTAATTATTTGCAGGATACGTTTGAGATTGGCACGCGTCGCAGCTGTCGCTTGCTTGATATCAGCCGCAGCGTTTATCACTATCCATCCAGCCAGTGTGATAATCGCTGA